One Lytechinus pictus isolate F3 Inbred chromosome 12, Lp3.0, whole genome shotgun sequence genomic region harbors:
- the LOC129272612 gene encoding toll-like receptor 3, which produces MDTCTLCLFACLILWNNCVGVNALGTPKCASITKTVATCSHLNLTSVPRSLPNTLEVLDLSYNNLTILHNESLEGYILLRILNVSHNFIHVVDSGTFTNLSRLEKIILNDNAVCNVSENLFVNSPSISTLILSHNNFWKIPRLNGLCDDTSWTGSAGLSKLRNITLIDFSHNRLTSVEETDFESFSNCSIYQFNLGENELTHFPKRVFSRFSWIEKLDVSYINLGKFQVSSFLGIKNKRISVQRSQIVSIIPLNDSTNVSSEQFPKTKILNLRYNNIEKVPDFAFLGFKYLEFLALTENRIYDMSNKSFCGMRMLETLHLSQNNIKGLLRGAFTCLGNLKYINLAMNSLYTLDPAWFAGCTSLRYLDLFRSDISKIEHGSWNTTNLQILNLSFNNLKYILRLMFTGLSRLKILRLEGNKQLNNISNDTFREMTALTTLTMEDISGVFLDDTLAEMRNLVFLDCSYISSHGVKFASMHQFTHTPALKILNVSHSNIEYHDLVNKETKESLFDGLISLHTLRLSGNNLLVTLPNVSWMFSPLQQMKLLDLTSCSLATITSLVFKNLTGLEVLRLNSNKIVNISKHAFQNLHHLHDLLLQYNKLRSIDKDLFKGTRSLKRLYLQNNQIFTITADMTMPPPLISLAISGNPFTCNCQLSWFMNWLRTTNVSLGYEEEILCSSNSFSGLHDKPVWSFHPEEYCDINIILVSCVSIAIVGVAFLSLLVYYKRWWFNHKIFLLKLAVIGYDEITDDADPEDYEYQLNIMFHDDYAQWVNEILRPALEERMPHLQKVAFGDEALHPGMYYLNALYHNLDNSFKTALLISNESVDDAWFMTKLRMAVEHVNDTKLDKIILIFLEDIQEANLPYLVRLLLSRNKPYLLVTEDEDGQELFWAQFEKEMRANKVINSVIPI; this is translated from the coding sequence ATGGATACCTGTACCTTATGTTTGTTTGCTTGCCTTATTCTGTGGAATAATTGTGTTGGTGTTAATGCCTTAGGAACGCCCAAGTGTGCTTCCATTACAAAGACTGTGGCAACGTGCTCTCATCTGAACCTCACCTCTGTACCTCGGTCCCTACCAAACACCTTAGAAGTACTGGACCTCTCGTATAACAACCTCACAATTCTTCACAATGAGTCCTTGGAAGGGTACATCCTCCTTCGGATTCTGAACGTCTCTCACAATTTCATCCATGTCGTCGACAGCGGCACTTTTACAAATCTCAGCAGACTTGAGAAGATCATTTTGAACGACAATGCTGTGTGCAATGTCTCCGAAAATCTGTTTGTGAACAGTCCAAGCATTTCAACTTTGATTCTTTCTCACAACAATTTCTGGAAGATTCCACGTCTGAATGGACTTTGTGATGATACATCTTGGACAGGGAGCGCAGGATTGTCCAAGCTGAGAAATATAACCTTGATTGACTTCTCACACAACAGATTGACATCAGTAGAAGAAACAGACTTTGAATCTTTCAGTAACTGCTCCATTTACCAATTCAACTTGGGGGAAAACGAGTTGACACATTTCCCAAAGAGGGTGTTTTCACGTTTCTCTTGGATAGAAAAACTCGACGTGAGTTATATAAACCTTGGAAAATTTCAGGTTTCTTCCTTCTTAGGAATTAAGAATAAAAGAATATCAGTCCAAAGATCACAGATTGTTTCTATCATTCCTTTGAATGATTCTACTAACGTTTCAAGTGAACAGTTCCCCAAaactaaaatattaaatttgagaTATAACAACATTGAAAAGGTCCCTGATTTTGCCTTCTTGGGATTCAAGTACCTGGAGTTCCTTGCTCTTACTGAAAACAGAATATATGATATGTCAAACAAATCTTTCTGTGGAATGAGAATGCTGGAAACATTGCATTTGTCTCAAAACAATATCAAAGGTCTTCTGCGTGGGGCTTTCACTTGTCttggaaatttgaaatatatcaaCTTGGCAATGAATAGCTTGTACACCCTAGATCCTGCATGGTTTGCAGGTTGCACATCACTCAGATATCTGGATCTATTCAGAAGCGACATTAGTAAAATAGAACATGGTTCCTGGAACACCACAAATTTGCAGATACTTAACTTGTCATTTAATAATCTGAAGTATATTTTGAGACTCATGTTTACGGGCCTGTCTCGCTTGAAGATTTTGAGACTGGAAGGGAATAAACAACTTAACAATATTTCCAATGACACTTTTAGAGAGATGACAGCTCTCACTACTCTTACAATGGAGGACATTAGCGGGGTTTTTCTGGATGATACTCTTGCAGAGATGAGGAACCTTGTCTTCTTGGACTGTTCTTACATTTCTTCCCATGGGGTAAAGTTTGCTTCCATGCATCAGTTTACACACACCCCTGCattgaaaattttaaatgtGTCTCACTCAAATATTGAATATCATGATTTGGTGAACAAGGAAACTAAAGAATCGTTATTCGATGGGTTGATATCACTCCACACTCTCAGATTGAGCGGGAATAACCTCTTGGTGACTTTGCCCAACGTGTCCTGGATGTTTTCTCCTCTACAGCAGATGAAGTTACTTGACCTAACTTCTTGTTCATTGGCTACAATCACATCACTGGTTTTCAAGAATTTGACTGGACTGGAAGTGCTCAGGCTAAATTCCAATAAGATTGTGAATATTTCTAAACATGCATTCCAGAATTTGCACCATCTGCATGATCTGCTTCTCCAATACAACAAACTAAGATCAATAGATAAGGACTTGTTCAAAGGCACAAGAAGTCTAAAACGACTCTACCTACAGAACAATCAGATATTTACAATCACAGCTGATATGACTATGCCGCCCCCTTTGATCAGTCTAGCAATTTCAGGAAATCCATTCACCTGTAACTGTCAGCTGTCTTGGTTTATGAATTGGCTTCGTACCACCAATGTGTCTTTGGGATATGAGGAAGAAATTCTCTGTTCTAGTAATTCATTCAGTGGGCTTCATGACAAGCCAGTTTGGTCATTTCATCCAGAAGAATACTGCGACATCAACATCATCCTAGTTTCTTGTGTTAGTATTGCCATTGTTGGAGTcgcctttctttctcttttggtGTATTACAAGCGCTGGTGGTTCAACCACAAGATTTTTCTTCTAAAACTAGCCGTCATTGGCTATGATGAAATCACAGACGATGCTGATCCAGAGGACTATGAATACCAGCTTAACATCATGTTCCATGATGATTATGCCCAGTGGGTTAATGAAATCTTGAGACCTGCACTTGAAGAAAGGATGCCTCATCTGCAGAAAGTAGCCTTTGGAGATGAAGCCCTTCATCCAGGGATGTACTATCTCAATGCCTTATATCATAATCTTGATAACAGCTTCAAGACAGCATTGTTGATAAGTAATGAGTCAGTGGATGATGCTTGGTTCATGACCAAGCTACGAATGGCCGTTGAGCATGTGAACGACACCAAGTTGGACAAAATCATCTTGATTTTCCTGGAGGACATCCAGGAAGCAAATTTACCATATCTTGTAAGACTCTTGCTAAGTAGGAACAAACCTTATTTGTTAGTCACAGAAGATGAAGATGGTCAAGAGTTGTTTTGGGCTcagtttgaaaaagaaatgagggcaAACAAGGTTATCAACAGTGTTATTCCAATTTAA